A window of Cryptomeria japonica chromosome 3, Sugi_1.0, whole genome shotgun sequence contains these coding sequences:
- the LOC131071008 gene encoding calmodulin-like protein 2, which translates to MALSSVHNETRRMFDTLDENGDGRLSLREINCFLNKLGIHLTEEELKCMVMAVSHSEDSSLTFDEFVELYQSVLDESSSSTSTSGNEESQDLCLMEAFKVYDLNEDRYISSSELQRVLSNLGLIEQGRHYLENCQRMVCRFDENFDGLMDFSEFKNMMTTKT; encoded by the coding sequence ATGGCACTTTCATCTGTTCACAATGAAACTCGTAGAATGTTTGATACCTTGGACGAAAATGGCGATGGGAGGCTCAGTCTGCGTGAAATCAATTGCTTCCTCAATAAGCTTGGAATACATCTGACTGAGGAAGAGTTAAAGTGTATGGTGATGGCTGTTTCTCATAGCGAAGATAGTAGTTTAACATTTGATGAATTTGTTGAGCTTTACCAATCTGTTCTGGATGAGAGCAGTTCTAGTACCAGTACCAGTGGTAATGAAGAAAGCCAGGATTTATGTTTAATGGAGGCATTCAAAGTTTACGATTTGAATGAAGATAGGTATATTTCTTCTTCCGAGCTTCAACGAGTGCTGAGTAATTTGGGATTGATAGAGCAGGGTAGGCATTATTTGGAGAATTGTCAGAGAATGGTATGTAGATTTGATGAGAACTTCGACGGCCTCATGGATTTCTCTGAGTTTAAGAACATGATGACCACCAAAACCTGA
- the LOC131873967 gene encoding uncharacterized protein LOC131873967, whose amino-acid sequence MLALNGSDLADFVERSSIELEVEEEKTSWRKKDFQAQRMLVDSVKDHIVPIISKLKTASEMFKTLEEMYKINNTSRALALKQQLHHIKMMKGESVIAYFMRISDLRDQLSSIGKVVDDSDLTMLALNGLPASWESYIQGISARPDLPKFDRLRADCIQEESRLIARGIERDHYDVDNQVLDLHMVKGKGRKWDRDRDSDAAPKKRKKDLSHIHIASTGDRNVCLDIQRFKLVTDCLQSH is encoded by the exons ATGCTTGCATTAAATGGAAGTGATCTTGCAGACTTTGTGGAGAGATCTTCCATTGAACTTGAGGTAGAAGAGGAAAAGACTTCATGGAGGAAGAAAGATTTTCAAGCTCAAAGAATGCTGGTTGACTCCGTGAAAGATCATATTGTACCTATCATCTCTAAGCTGAAGACTGCCAGCGAAATGTTCAAGACATTGGAAGAGATGTACAAAATCAACAACACCAGCCGTGCCCTAGCTTTGAAGCAGCAGCTTCATCACATCAAGATGATGAAAGGTGAATCTGTCATAGCATACTTCATGAGAATTTCAGATTTGAGAGATCAGCTCTCATCCAttgggaaggttgttgatgacAGTGACTTGACCATGCTTGCCCTCAATGGTCTTCCGGCATCTTGGGAGTCTtacattcaaggaatcagtgcaagACCAGATCTTCCCAAGTTCGATCGTTTGAGAGCAGATTGCATACAAGAAGAGTCACGATTGATAGCAAGAGGAATTGAGCGTGATCATTATGATGTAGACAATCAAGTCCTTGATTTGCATATGGTTAAAGGCAAAGGAAGGAAGTGGGATAGAGATAGAGATTCAGATGCTGCCCCTAAGAAAAggaagaaggacttatctcacatcca CATTGCAAGTACAGGAGACAGAAACGTCTGTTTGGACATTCAAAGATTTAAGCTTGTGACAGACTGTTTACAGTCACATTGA
- the LOC131874467 gene encoding uncharacterized protein LOC131874467, which produces MVDGDHNSMGYLYEAMDKAKEAIQHLYGSNKTKYEPIWHIIDRRWNHQLHQHIHAAAYFLNPKFFYSPSFKADAEVRIGLDTCIRRLVDDEILQDLILDELQSYKKALGELFSSPDCKRRRATLRPDLWWEDYGATTPNLQKLAMRILSQPCSASGCERNWSVFENIHTKKRNRLTQQRLNDLVYVRYNIRLHEKKVLGQDSHEALDLDDIDPYAAEWVASPDDVDNDLDPFLTNEQLSELERAGEEWDAEVAAREEEQEVDHAEEAPVSVEDVATTSAPPTQRPQSILSFSRRRNL; this is translated from the exons atggtggatggggatcataactccatggggtatctatatgaggccatggataaggccaaagaggcgattcaacacttgtatgggtcaaacaagaccaagtatgaacccatatggcacataattgatcggaggtggaaccatcaactccaccaacatattcatgctgctgcctacttcttgaatcccaagtttttttactctccgagtttcaaagcagatgcagaggttagaattggccttgacacatgcattcggagattagttgatgatgagatccttcaagacctgatacttgatgagttgcagagttataagaaggccttaggggaattgttttcttcacctgattgcaaacgtaggagagccaccttacgaccag atttgtggtgggaagattatggtgccacaacgcctaatcttcaaaagcttgccatgcgcatattatcacagccttgtagtgcttctggttgtgagcgcaactggagtgtttttgagaacatccacacaaaaaagcgcaataggttgactcaacaacgcttgaatgatcttgtctatgtgcggtacaacattcgattacatgagaagaaggtgctagggcaagattcacatgaagcacttgacttggatgacattgatccatatgcagcagaatgggttgcttctcctgatgatgttgataatgatttggatccattccttactaatgagcagctgagtgagttggagagggcaggagaggaatgggatgcggaagtggcagcacgtgaggaggagcaggaggttgatcatgcagaagaggcacctgttagtgttgaggatgttgccactacttcagcaccacccacccagcggccacaatctattttgagctttagtcgtagacgcaatttatga